In Penaeus monodon isolate SGIC_2016 chromosome 41, NSTDA_Pmon_1, whole genome shotgun sequence, a single genomic region encodes these proteins:
- the LOC119598600 gene encoding uncharacterized protein LOC119598600 isoform X1 — MDTASIDSFWSETRVDSSWLGRSDLRSLNNPDPAPVLDLDALQVALTRLDHSYQKGKASVGRSGALSHRRPPSRGSRSSRRSSADSLHLLLDQQEVEEDLVVPRVVNIEVQLENSSKEEEDARKKSRIEDDPPSASRKSEARPSFSEEKNEVPTPSSAKAEEDRAWEGSCCSSVDHRSEIRRRLFESRHRRSGALVGGSNPLLNHFSSEAEESYRRIKEEVTRLAAKRRSSSDISGSRPPSESEATHDHKQQLRRWSEERDSSFLESASVTLGREGEDNRSSSEADVVISDRESIADSGLVNRRTVITINEKKSKSATSLTPEDSTPLWIRDLQTRRSLRLGGKDEAASNSRVIPIHIDPDFDGGINVSIVSQPDPSRRDSTSRMYVRQSDSENRPSRASAFNVRRTIEKRQIQQERRERKALREQIREQLRSLSEGRERKDSSGSHGSSVHLSQNSVRSKSMSSLDQDDDFRSESPLFKVQSSPTLEKEKEGVRSYLFGATNLTESGESSCAGIPKTKEEPKVIRRERDNTECGSGECKEVQERPKTYAFERPDLWQWTQSWDSLKTAQQEVRETKSRSVSKSVDSVQGSNKEGSRLSCQESASSLRNSKRDKKIKKAGKTEQNVPNRIADVKDPPEADCSFISPRKESEHCEKESLASVEQLDPPEASARPVPPPRRKKLSLSAGHITLEAEEKPNWIRLAKERRSLRSTRQVEDLSDRASTTASKEPEWVARARKKLEALNVTLTSTTDFNSVSSHVTESSSAWSRGGLDALDDLREETSRIGEELAVEASARVNEDLGIKDSSRMIEHNTERSREPSAERPRVSFDASSVDASETADSSRRYRTRKSQKDEVRFGDLKHDWGGVQSKSSKNTGGKQKEMRFGEIQVKETLQEPPSPEKSKEMRFGDHMKSQPSQKTQNHSSSASGTRPVMRFGDTPLNLFPAPEAKVNQNSSKFESIAGPDPTKMTAEQLNQNVEEYDFPIPTGKEDASELMRFLEESLRKTEVVPEVVTVDDHRPKPKSILKRRSVENVLHELKREEKCEWLQKVEHRKSASFDWDSVGKGAEASLDTGHTRHSGSHHKPNRDHHSQHPIDLMNNNSSNNNFNNFHNKQLHDNLTTTTAPTMATNGSFFNVKLRHVSSNKREQPSLTNDHTLRFHLEQLQYRRSHGTADTHAEDMGDVPCRASQGQRGIRRGSRGGDSHGSSSASSQESLSDTGGGGGGEGGRAVGHYRTGEEEEEELGRREEKKEEVRRRSTSRNSIQVLENGKARRDRSRAESKRERDFKRCEKEEKEEQMEGKRDTRLREVLHRVSDPPASSWGSCRTGRSFSATELHESVQVSSESSLVSRPDQEDHLSTSLQEDCSQRKDRISETVNEITNEKNAVSEPSPNDHASDVQDSTQKSLDPHSPEASVPAVLTPPVEEEVDLGKESHKSEEVPPREVINIGSQQGLTTQKNTPHKTYIASYHLTSLSSYKSFPDAPTASSPAPGEQGDSPAQAPKERRSSGADKEVQSSGTFVSQHTMEIQGAKSPAKVFSFTFSPTQTTRPETVLADFEGPSIIPASVREEVEVEKEEVGEEEEREEEVSRKVQEKNIHRSDGRRVFTIVTNPNDVRKNIEKSNTSVSPAAEGSSSKSRNIKINIQNEKTVSSKSPEIPAKPSWMKLVTQNLSNSSERRRSEDKVHDGSSSKMKVQQVTVEVVDDEEPRKRRSAKEDERRRSSLMEWEALQRQRLEDEERNRINKNLSMKPVSTKIKELVKMHGSFMSMFSKDKKTDINGTVDGKDDIVFRKVTSENSSYELNNEAVKDTTVPMKSPYIVRKLLSPVKQPIPQEVTPPQRLSRKDAAKGTPSSHKSPRVSRRDNSRSRLAEGRRDASPHKSVSENNRESVNMNGHHRHASSSPSSRYRKTSTKDSSLESTSRSRDRESSTRPSRVSQSPSRNPEVKARHKDAAHTPKSPRKASASVDLEEKSRTNPPSKEGRVKELKSQREEYDANGEVSDGSNSFSYERRRSEGRSSIKDPQKRKEWLNRMLNTISSDHLSVLEDKDQMSSENHLQPPPSPRKTHDRQLDIKDVPSAELKDSASLDPPASSSPAPTPPARKSSSKGLSADPLTSTPNKPKFTSSYLSSHPVPSSPLSPIKPAVPNKPASVILSKPSVVASDVPTSSAKLSPSLPDTPSSLRSSLRDTLQSDSSYRRGPVSLSSILGDQSSRSSSRTSTPLTSPRATPERVIKKDSLDQVPKLDVIPESSLRSSVLNTPESVGKASEPVLRSPELALKAPESVLRASEAVLRTAETFTSATETTLRTADSDLKAPESVLRASDSRTPESVSRASESVPRASAVVSRASDSVLRLSGRRSDPLCGEDQKENIAPSPSPVRCTDAKANKVMEEGRTSSNFSPSSYRSSFRLRERSEERREEDKKVSAKNNANSSWRPTSYKPFTFGKPSVTLKAMTTGVDPQRVSTSKNSNTKREQKTDTFTSQNLHTHTVSEETKAINRKTSRTETNLSSPEKKEDQISKRFSAERKSLRSRISTNDLQKTENKTTKSYDDKASSSPGPSSTFTRYSKDRTSLRSRELSERSTPDRDSSGPVSLSSILTRDVAPRTSTDEEPRDFQFKPNLSFSDELNDITLKYRKDLTTRRPSSDATHDDDDDDDDVFSRNDPTRGSSVEPESKEPSPARETKPKGRERRTNKDGATHTPGRASKESSPAPKGLPKSSSSSGSSSRPKTTKLVRRNSSLKRSRPEEAGATSRTTAKKERKDSEDDPADLKSESIVQDPSGWTKTKTTVRRARLGSFEKTRQIARTSSGRNKKEKTFKMDASKQLEEWAAGTKVQGKLMKKEGQRFSHETEEEVKGGQRTSKSVVRRVVRRGSRRLSGGGELLTETKETSSAGAKKEGQSDKPDAKTRSKDDPEGGQQLVALPPADDGLSRKMKTSTDGERYMTQSVSSKGGKTTFTTEGVNNKTTNSVEVIGGEDFEAKRHVQGKTGHRVVVESSNDTTGRPSTVVKKVTSQSRVVITKTKRKIPVVV, encoded by the exons ACCCGAGTGGACTCGTCCTGGCTAGGTCGCAGTGACCTCAGAAGCCTCAACAACCCTGACCCAGCGCCGGTGCTTGACCTCGATGCCCTGCAA GTGGCGCTCACGAGACTCGACCACTCGTACCAGAAGGGCAAGGCATCGGTAGGACGCAGCGGGGCCCTCAGTCATCGACGTCCGCCCTCCAGGGGATCTCGCAGCTCAAGGAGGTCCTCGGCTGACAGTCTCCATCTGCTTCTTGACCagcaggaagtggaggaggaccTGGTGGTGCCCAGGGTGGTGAATATCGAGGTACAGCTCGAAAACAGTagcaaggaagaagaggacgCACGGAAGAAGTCCCGAATCGAGGACGATCCCCCGAGTGCGAGCAGAAAGAGCGAGGCAAGGCCGAGCTTTTCAGAGGAGAAGAACGAGGTTCCTACGCCCTCGAGCGCCAAGGCAGAGGAGGATAGAGCGTGGGAAGGAAGCTGCTGCAGCAGCGTTGACCACAGAAGCGAGATCAGAAGGAGGCTCTTCGAGAGTCGTCACCGAAGGTCAGGTGCTCTTGTAGGAGGATCGAACCCTCTGCTCAATCACTTTTCCTCCGAGGCTGAGGAATCCTacaggagaataaaagaggaggtGACAAGGCTCGCGGCGAAGAGGAGATCCTCAAGCGACATCAGCGGCTCACGGCCTCCGAGTGAGAGTGAAGCCACACACGACCACAAGCAACAGCTCAGGCGGTGGAGTGAAGAGCGAGACTCATCCTTCCTCGAATCTGCCAGCGTCACCCTTGGACGAGAAGGCGAAGACAACCGATCCTCCTCCGAGGCCGACGTTGTCATCAGCGACAGAGAAAGCATAGCTGACTCCGGCCTCGTCAACCGGCGGACGGTCATCACCATCAACGAGAAGAAGAGCAAGTCGGCGACCAGCCTCACCCCCGAGGACTCGACGCCTCTGTGGATCAGGGACCTCCAGACCCGACGCTCGCTGCGCTTGGGAGGGAAGGACGAGGCCGCTTCCAACTCGAGGGTCATCCCCATCCACATCGACCCTGACTTTGATGGCGGGATAAATGTATCAATCGTAAGCCAACCGGACCCATCACGGCGAGACAGCACGTCGCGTATGTATGTGCGCCAAAGTGACTCTGAGAACCGTCCTTCCAGAGCCAGCGCCTTCAACGTCAGGAGGACGATCGAGAAGAGGCAGATCCAGCAGGAAAGACGCGAGAGGAAAGCTCTGAGAGAACAGATCAGAGAGCAGCTTAGAAGTCTCTCCGAGGGACGAGAGCGTAAGGATTCCTCAGGAAGCCACGGGTCGTCTGTCCACCTCAGCCAGAACTCGGTGAGGTCCAAGTCTATGAGCTCACTGGACCAGGACGACGACTTTCGAAGTGAATCCCCATTGTTCAAAGTCCAGTCCAGTCCGACGctcgaaaaggagaaagagggagtccGCAGCTACCTATTTGGTGCAACAAATCTCACAGAAAGTGGCGAGTCATCCTGTGCAGGAATTCCTAAAACCAAGGAGGAACCGAAAGTcatcaggagagaaagagacaacacAGAGTGTGGTAGTGGCGAATGCAAGGAAGTACAAGAACGGCCCAAGACGTATGCTTTTGAACGTCCAGATCTCTGGCAGTGGACTCAGTCGTGGGATTCTCTCAAAACTGCCCAGCAAGAAGTGAGAGAAACAAAGTCTAGGTCTGTCAGCAAGTCTGTGGATTCTGTTCAAGGTTCTAACAAAGAAGGTAGTCGTTTGTCGTGCCAAGAAAGTGCTTCATCACTTAGAAATtctaaaagggataaaaaaatcaagaaagcagGAAAAACTGAGCAAAACGTACCCAACAGAATAGCGGATGTGAAAGATCCTCCAGAAGCAGATTGTTCATTCATTTCTCCTCGGAAAGAGTCGGAACACTGTGAAAAGGAATCTCTCGCCTCAGTAGAGCAGTTGGATCCGCCAGAAGCTTCTGCTCGGCCTGTTCCGCCTCCCAGAAGAAAGAAGCTTAGTCTGTCCGCAGGTCACATCACGCTGGAGGCTGAAGAGAAGCCCAACTGGATCCGCCTGGCGAAGGAGCGCCGGAGCCTTCGATCCACCAGGCAGGTAGAGGATCTATCGGATCGAGCCTCAACCACCGCCAGCAAGGAGCCAGAGTGGGTTGCTCGAGCCAGGAAGAAGCTTGAGGCCTTGAATGTGACACTCACAAGCACCACAGACTTTAATTCTGTGAGCTCCCATGTCACGGAGTCATCTTCTGCCTGGAGTCGTGGTGGTTTGGATGCTCTGGATGATCTGAGGGAGGAAACGTCACGGATCGGTGAAGAACTGGCAGTGGAAGCTTCTGCTAGAGTGAACGAGGATCTTGGGATTAAGGATTCTTCCAGAATGATAGAACACAACACAGAACGTTCCCGGGAACCTTCGGCAGAAAGGCCAAGGGTCTCATTTGATGCATCTTCTGTGGATGCTTCAGAAACAGCAGATTCCAGCCGCAGATATCGCACGCGGAAGTCACAGAAAGATGAAGTTCGCTTTGGGGACTTGAAACACGACTGGGGTGGTGTTCAGAGCAAGTCTTCCAAGAACACtggaggaaaacaaaaagagatgCGGTTTGGGGAGATTCAGGTAAAGGAGACGCTGCAGGAGCCTCCTTCGCcagaaaaatcaaaggaaatgaGGTTTGGAGATCACATGAAATCCCAGCCAAGCCAGAAGACCCAGAACCATTCGAGTTCAGCTTCAGGGACGCGGCCAGTGATGCGCTTTGGGGATACGCCATTGAATCTGTTCCCGGCACCAGAAGCCAAAGTTAACCAGAACAGCTCCAAGTTTGAGTCCATTGCTGGTCCAGATCCCACCAAAATGACAGCTGAACAGCTCAACCAAAATGTCGAGGAGTATGATTTCCCAATCCCCACAGGCAAAGAAGATGCAAGTGAGCTAATGCGATTCCTGGAGGAAAGCTTAAGGAAGACAGAAGTAGTCCCAGAAGTTGTGACCGTTGACGACCATCGACCGAAGCCCAAGAGCATCCTGAAGAGGAGGTCGGTGGAGAACGTTCTGCACGAGCTGAAGCGGGAAGAGAAATGCGAGTGGCTCCAAAAGGTAGAGCACCGGAAGAGCGCGTCGTTTGACTGGGACTCTGTAGGTAAGGGAGCGGAGGCGAGCTTGGACACTGGTCACACCCGACACTCCGGGTCACACCACAAGCCCAATAGAGACCACCATAGCCAACATCCAATAGATCTGAtgaataacaacagcagtaataacaatttcaataactTTCACAATAAACAGTTACATGATAACCTAACCACCACAACAGCACCAACAATGGCAACTAATGGCAGCTTCTTTAATGTTAAACTCCGGCATGTCTCATCTAACAAGCGCGAACAACCATCACTCACTAACGACCACACGCTTCGCTTCCACCTTGAGCAGTTGCAATACAGGCGGTCACATGGTACAGCTGACACACATGCTGAGGACATGGGGGATGTCCCCTGCAGGGCCTCGCAAGGACAAAGAGGCATCAGGAGAGGGTCAAGGGGCGGTGACAGCCACGGTTCCTCTTCAGCCTCCAGCCAGGAATCTCTCTCAgacacaggaggaggaggaggaggagaaggaggaagagctgTGGGTCATTATCGcacaggggaagaagaggaggaagagttggggagaagagaagagaaaaaggaagaagtgagaagaaGGTCGACTAGCAGGAACAGTATCCAAGTCTTAGAGAATGGCAAGGCaagaagagacagaagcagagccgaatcaaagagagagagagactttaaaaggtgcgaaaaggaagagaaggaggagcagatggagggaaaaagagacacgAGATTAAGGGAAGTCCTCCATAGGGTCTCAGATCCTCCTGCTTCATCTTGGGGTTCCTGCAGGACTGGAAGAAGCTTCAGTGCAACAG AGCTACACGAATCCGTCCAAGTCTCTTCTGAGTCGTCGTTAGTCTCAAGACCGGACCAGGAGGACCACCTTTCCACTTCTCTGCAAGAAGACTGCAGCCAAAGAAAGGATCGGATTTCAGAAACAGTCAACGAAATCACAAATGAAAAGAACGCTGTGTCGGAACCATCACCAAACGACCATGCTTCCGATGTCCAAGATTCGACCCAAAAAAGTTTGGATCCTCATTCCCCTGAGGCTTCAGTGCCTGCTGTCCTTACACCCCCAGTTGAGGAAGAAGTCGACCTAGGAAAGGAAAGTCACAAGAGCGAGGAAGTCCCCCCAAGGGAAGTAATAAATATAGGATCTCAGCAAGGactaacaacacaaaaaaacacaccacataaaacttACATCGCTTCCTATCATCTAACGTCACTGTCATCATACAAGAGCTTTCCAG ACGCCCCAACCGCCTCCTCTCCCGCCCCGGGTGAGCAGGGTGACTCCCCCGCCCAGGCCCCCAAAGAACGAAGATCTTCAGGCGCCGACAAGGAGGTCCAGTCTTCCGGCACCTTCGTCTCACAGCACACAATGGAGATCCAGGGAGCGAAGTCTCCAGCGAAGGTCTTCAGCTTCACCTTCAGTCCCACTCAGACCACACGACCAGAGACAGTCCTTGCAGACTTCGAAGGTCCTTCCATAATTCCAGCAAGTGTTcgtgaggaggtggaggtggagaaagaggaggtgggagaagaggaggagagggaggaggaggtttcTCGCAAAGTGCAGGAGAAGAACATTCATAGGAGTGACGGCAGGAGAGTTTTCACAATAGTGACGAATCCTAATGATGTGAGAAAGAACATTGAGAAGAGCAACACCAGCGTCTCCCCTGCAGCTGAAGGCTCATCAAGCAAGTCCAGAAACATCAAGATAAATATTCAGAATGAGAAAACGGTGAGCTCGAAGTCTCCAGAAATTCCAGCGAAGCCTTCCTGGATGAAGCTTGTGACCCAGAACCTTTCCAACAGCAGTGAGAGGCGAAGGTCAGAGGACAAAGTTCACGATGGAAGTTCCTCAAAGATGAAGGTTCAGCAAGTAACTGTAGAAGTTGTGGATGATGAAGAGCCACGAAAACGTAGGTCAGcgaaggaagatgaaaggagaagaagcagTTTGATGGAATGGGAAGCACTGCAGCGACAGAGGCTTGAAGATGAGGAAAGGAATCGCATAAACAAGAACCTGTCAATGAAACCAGTTTCAACAAAAATCAAGGAGTTAGTCAAAATGCATGGGAGTTTCATGTCTATGTTTAGTAAGGACAAGAAAACTGACATTAATGGCACAGTTGATGGGAAGGATGACATTGTTTTCCGCAAAGTGACATCGGAAAACTCAAGCTATGAATTAAACAACGAAGCAGTGAAAGACACCACAGTTCCTATGAAATCTCCTTATATAGTCAGAAAGTTACTCTCACCCGTGAAACAGCCAATCCCTCAGGAGGTGACGCCTCCCCAGCGGTTAAGTCGGAAGGATGCAGCTAAGGGCACTCCATCCTCTCACAAGAGTCCACGCGTTTCACGGAGGGACAACTCCAGATCAAGGTTggctgaaggaaggagggatgctTCTCCTCACAAGTCTGTGTCAGAAAATAACAGAGAGTCAGTGAATATGAATGGTCATCATAGACACGCCTCTAGTTCACCATCCTCCAGATACAGGAAAACTTCTACAAAAGACTCATCTTTAGAATCCACAAGCAGGAGCAGGGACAGAGAATCCTCAACAAGACCCAGCAGAGTTTCACAGTCACCATCTAGAAATCCTGAAGTGAAGGCGAGACACAAAGACGCAGCTCACACCCCCAAGTCACCAAGAAAGGCTTCGGCATCAGTCGACTTAGAAGAGAAATCCAGAACGAATCCACCTtcaaaggaaggaagggtgaaagaaCTAAAGTCACAAAGGGAAGAGTATGACGCAAATGGAGAGGTGAGTGACGGCTCAAATTCCTTTAGCTacgagagaaggaggagcgaaGGAAGATCCAGTATAAAGGATCCccagaagaggaaggaatggcTCAACAGGATGCTCAACACCATTTCTTCCGATCACCTCTCGGTCTTAGAAGACAAGGACCAGATGAGCAGCGAGAATCACCTTCAGCCACCTCCGAGTCCAAGGAAAACGCATGACAGACAATTGGATATAAAAGACGTTCCTAGTGCTGAACTGAAAGATTCTGCTTCTCTTGACCCTCCAGCTTCCTCGTCTCCTGCTCCCACTCCCCCAGCCAGAAAGTCCTCCTCAAAGGGCTTGAGTGCTGACCCCCTCACCTCCACTCCTAATAAACCTAAATTCACATCTTcgtatctctcctctcatcctgtGCCATCCAGTCCGCTGTCTCCTATCAAGCCTGCAGTGCCGAATAAACCAGCTAGCGTGATCTTAAGCAAACCCTCTGTTGTGGCCTCGGATGTTCCCACTTCCTCTGCCAAGCTCAGTCCTTCCCTTCCTGACACCCCCAGCTCTCTCAGATCCTCTTTGAGGGACACCCTTCAGTCTGATTCTTCATACCGCCGGGGACCAGTGAGTCTCTCCTCCATCTTAGGCGATCAGTCCTCACGCTCGTCCTCGAGAACCTCTACCCCCCTCACCTCGCCCAGAGCCACTCCCGAGCGGGTCATCAAGAAGGACTCTCTCGACCAAGTTCCTAAACTCGATGTGATTCCTGAGTCATCTTTGAGATCTTCAGTTTTAAATACTCCAGAGTCAGTTGGTAAGGCCTCGGAACCTGTCTTAAGATCCCCTGAGTTGGCCTTAAAAGCCCCAGAGTCTGTTTTAAGGGCTTCTGAGGCAGTGCTAAGAACTGCAGAAACATTTACATCTGCCACAGAAACAACCTTGAGGACTGCAGACTCGGATTTGAAAGCTCCAGAATCCGTTTTAAGAGCCTCAGACTCAAGAACACCAGAGTCTGTCTCAAGAGCGTCAGAGTCAGTTCCTAGAGCTTCTGCGGTAGTTTCGAGAGCATCCGATTCAGTGCTTAGGTTGTCCGGGAGAAGATCGGACCCTTTGTGTGGCGAGGACCAAAAAGAGAACATTGCACCAAGTCCGAGCCCCGTGAGATGTACTGACGCCAAAGCCAACAAAgttatggaagaaggaaggacgaGTAGCAATTTCTCACCTTCTTCCTATAGATCTTCTTTTAGattaagagagaggagcgaggagagaagggaagaagacaaaaaagtaaGTGCAAAGAATAATGCTAATAGTTCTTGGCGTCCCACATCATATAAACCTTTCACCTTTGGGAAGCCATCAGTAACACTGAAGGCTATGACAACAGGTGTAGATCCACAAAGAGTGTCTACATCTAAGAACTCAAAcacaaagagagaacaaaaaacagacactTTCACTTCACAAAATTTACATACCCACACTGTGTCAGAAGAGACAAAGGCCATTAATAGAAAGACTAGTAGAACAGAAACTAATTTATCGTCGCCtgagaaaaaggaagatcaaATATCAAAAAGGTTTTCGGCCGAGAGGAAATCCTTGCGCTCAAGAATTAGTACAAATGATTTGCAGAAAACAGAGAACAAGACAACAAAAAGTTACGACGACAAAGCATCCTCTTCCCCAGGGCCTTCATCCACATTCACAAGGTACTCGAAGGATCGCACATCCCTGAGGTCTCGCGAGTTATCCGAGAGGTCGACTCCTGACAGGGACAGCAGCGGCCCTGtgtccctctcctccatcctgaCGAGGGACGTGGCCCCGAGAACGAGCACGGACGAAGAGCCGAGGGACTTCCAGTTCAAGCCGAACCTGTCCTTCTCAGACGAGCTCAACGACATCACGCTCAAGTACCGCAAAGACCTTACGACGCGACGACCCTCTTCCGACGCGAcccacgacgacgacgacgacgacgacgacgtgtTCAGCCGCAACGACCCGACCCGAGGCTCCAGCGTCGAGCCCGAATCGAAGGAGCCGTCGCCCGCGAGGGAGACCAAACCCAAGGGCCGCGAAAGGAGAACGAACAAGGACGGCGCGACCCACACCCCAGGCCGGGCCTCGAAGGAGAGCTCGCCTGCGCCGAAGGGCCTGCCGAAGTCGTCTTCGTCGAGCGGCTCCTCCAGCAGGCCCAAGACCACGAAGCTTGTGCGGAGGAACTCGAGCCTGAAGCGAAGCCGACCCGAAGAAGCTGGGGCGACTTCGAGGACCACGgccaagaaggagaggaaggactcCGAGGACGACCCGGCTGACCTCAAGAGCGAGTCGATCGTGCAGGATCCGTCGggctggaccaagaccaagaccacCGTCAGAAGGGCGAGGCTCGGGTCCTtcgaaaag